Proteins from a single region of Streptococcus mitis:
- a CDS encoding RidA family protein, with protein MAKTIHTDKAPKAIGPYVQGKIVGNLLFASGQVPLSPETGEIVGETIQEQTEQVLKNIGAILAEAGTDFDHVVKTTCFLSDMNDFVPFNEVYQTAFKEEFPARSAVEVARLPRDVKVEIEVIAEIG; from the coding sequence ATGGCAAAAACAATTCATACAGACAAAGCTCCAAAGGCTATCGGACCCTATGTTCAAGGAAAAATCGTTGGCAACCTTTTGTTTGCTAGTGGTCAAGTTCCTCTCTCTCCTGAAACTGGGGAAATCGTTGGAGAAACGATCCAAGAACAGACAGAACAAGTCTTAAAAAACATCGGTGCTATTTTGGCAGAGGCAGGAACTGACTTTGACCATGTTGTCAAAACAACTTGTTTCTTGAGCGATATGAACGACTTTGTTCCTTTTAACGAGGTTTACCAAACGGCCTTTAAAGAGGAATTTCCAGCTCGTTCAGCAGTAGAGGTAGCTCGTCTTCCTCGTGATGTAAAAGTCGAAATCGAAGTCATCGCAGAGATTGGATAA
- the rapZ gene encoding RNase adapter RapZ, translated as MTKKQLHLVIVTGMSGAGKTVAIQSFEDLGYFTIDNMPPALLPKFLQLVETKEDDHKLALVVDMRSRSFFSEIQAVLDELENKEELDFKILFLDAADKELVARYKETRRSHPLAADGRILDGIKLERELLAPLKNMSQNVVDTTELTPRELRKTIAEQFSDQEQAQSFRIEVMSFGFKYGIPIDADLVFDVRFLPNPYYLPELRNQTGVDEPVYDYVMNHPESEDFYQHLLALIEPILPSYQKEGKSVLTIAMGCTGGQHRSVAFAKRLAQDLSKNWPVNEGHRDKDRRKETVNRS; from the coding sequence ATGACAAAGAAACAACTTCACTTGGTGATTGTGACAGGAATGAGTGGTGCAGGGAAAACAGTTGCCATTCAGTCCTTCGAAGATTTGGGTTATTTTACTATTGATAATATGCCTCCAGCTCTCTTGCCTAAGTTTTTGCAGTTGGTGGAAACAAAGGAAGACGACCATAAGTTGGCCTTGGTAGTAGATATGCGTAGCCGTTCTTTCTTCTCAGAGATTCAAGCTGTTTTGGATGAGTTGGAAAACAAGGAAGAACTGGACTTTAAAATTCTCTTTTTGGATGCAGCTGATAAGGAATTGGTCGCTCGTTACAAGGAAACCAGACGGAGTCACCCACTAGCTGCAGATGGACGGATTTTGGATGGCATCAAGCTGGAACGTGAACTCTTGGCGCCTTTGAAAAATATGAGCCAAAATGTGGTGGATACAACTGAACTTACTCCTCGTGAACTGCGTAAAACCATTGCAGAGCAGTTTTCTGATCAGGAACAAGCCCAGTCTTTCCGTATCGAAGTCATGTCTTTTGGCTTTAAATATGGAATCCCGATTGATGCAGACTTGGTTTTTGATGTCCGTTTCTTGCCAAATCCATACTACCTTCCAGAACTGCGAAACCAAACGGGTGTAGATGAACCAGTTTATGACTATGTCATGAATCACCCTGAGTCAGAAGACTTCTATCAACATTTGTTGGCCTTGATTGAGCCGATTTTGCCAAGTTACCAAAAGGAAGGTAAGTCCGTTTTGACCATTGCTATGGGTTGTACGGGTGGGCAACACCGTAGTGTGGCCTTTGCTAAACGCTTGGCGCAGGACTTATCCAAGAATTGGCCTGTTAATGAAGGGCATCGCGACAAAGACCGAAGAAAGGAAACGGTAAACCGTTCATGA
- a CDS encoding YvcK family protein: protein MRKPKITVIGGGTGIPVILKSLREKDVEIAAIVTVADDGGSSGELRKNMQQLTPPGDLRNVLVAMSDMPKFYEKVFQYRFSEDAGAFAGHPLGNLIIAGLSEMQGSTYNAMQLLSKFFHTTGKIYPSSDHPLTLHAVFQDGTEVAGESHIADHPGMIDHVYVTNTLNDDTPLASRRVVQTILESDMIVLGPGSLFTSILPNIVIKEIGQALLETKAEIAYVCNIMTQRGETEHFTDSDHVEVLHRHLGRPFIDTVLVNIEKVPQEYMNSNRFDEYLVQVEHDFAGLCKQVPRVISSNFLRLENGGAFHDGDLIVDELMRIIQVRK, encoded by the coding sequence ATGAGAAAACCAAAGATAACGGTGATTGGTGGAGGGACTGGGATCCCCGTCATTCTTAAAAGTCTGCGTGAAAAAGATGTGGAAATCGCTGCTATCGTAACGGTGGCCGATGATGGTGGTTCATCAGGTGAACTCCGAAAAAACATGCAGCAGTTGACACCGCCAGGAGATCTCCGCAATGTCCTTGTGGCCATGTCGGATATGCCTAAGTTTTATGAGAAAGTCTTTCAGTATCGCTTTTCTGAAGATGCAGGAGCCTTTGCTGGTCATCCATTGGGTAATCTCATCATTGCTGGCTTGTCAGAAATGCAGGGTTCGACCTATAATGCCATGCAGTTACTGAGCAAATTTTTCCATACAACTGGGAAGATTTATCCTTCCAGTGACCATCCATTGACCCTTCATGCAGTCTTTCAGGATGGGACAGAAGTGGCTGGAGAGAGTCATATTGCAGACCATCCAGGCATGATTGACCATGTCTATGTGACCAATACCCTCAACGATGATACGCCTCTGGCCAGTCGTCGAGTAGTGCAGACCATTCTTGAAAGTGACATGATTGTCCTCGGACCTGGTTCCCTCTTTACCTCGATTTTGCCCAATATCGTGATTAAGGAAATCGGGCAGGCACTTTTGGAAACCAAGGCAGAAATCGCCTATGTCTGCAATATCATGACCCAACGTGGGGAGACGGAACACTTTACAGATAGTGACCACGTAGAGGTCTTGCATCGTCACCTTGGCCGACCTTTTATCGATACTGTCTTGGTGAATATTGAAAAAGTGCCTCAGGAATACATGAATTCCAACCGTTTTGATGAATACTTAGTGCAGGTGGAACATGATTTTGCTGGTCTTTGTAAGCAAGTTCCGCGCGTGATTTCCTCTAACTTCCTTCGTCTGGAAAATGGGGGTGCCTTTCACGATGGAGATTTGATCGTGGATGAGTTGATGCGGATTATACAGGTGAGAAAATGA
- the whiA gene encoding DNA-binding protein WhiA, with protein sequence MSFTVAVKEEILGQHHLSRHELSAIIKMSGSIGLSTSGLTLSVVTENAKLARHLYESFLHFYEIKSEIRHHQRSNLRKNRVYTVFTDEKVQDLLSDLHLADSFFGLETGIDEAILSDEEAGRAYLCGAFLANGSIRDPESGKYQLEISSVYLDHAQGIASLLQQFLLDAKVLERKKGAVTYLQRAEDIMDFLIVIGAMQARDDFERVKILRETRNDLNRANNAETANIARTVSASMKTINNISKIKDIMGLENLPVDLQEVAQLRIQHPDYSIQQLADSLSTPLTKSGVNHRLRKINKLADEL encoded by the coding sequence ATGAGTTTCACAGTAGCAGTAAAAGAAGAAATCTTAGGTCAACACCATCTGAGCCGGCATGAATTATCTGCCATTATCAAAATGTCTGGCAGTATCGGTCTCTCGACTTCGGGTTTGACCTTGTCTGTCGTGACAGAAAATGCTAAATTGGCTCGTCACCTCTATGAGTCCTTTCTCCATTTCTATGAAATCAAATCAGAAATTCGCCATCACCAACGGAGCAATCTTCGCAAGAATCGAGTCTATACCGTTTTTACAGATGAAAAGGTGCAGGACTTGTTGAGTGATTTGCACTTGGCAGACTCTTTCTTTGGCCTGGAAACAGGTATTGATGAGGCAATTTTATCAGACGAGGAAGCAGGTCGTGCTTATCTTTGTGGCGCTTTCTTGGCAAATGGAAGCATTCGTGACCCTGAGTCAGGCAAGTACCAGTTGGAAATCAGTTCTGTTTATCTGGACCACGCGCAAGGGATTGCCTCTCTTCTCCAGCAATTTTTACTGGATGCCAAGGTTCTTGAGCGCAAGAAGGGGGCTGTGACCTATCTCCAGCGTGCCGAAGACATTATGGACTTCTTGATCGTCATCGGAGCCATGCAGGCGCGTGATGACTTTGAGAGAGTAAAGATTTTGCGAGAAACCCGTAATGACCTCAATCGGGCTAATAATGCCGAAACAGCTAATATCGCTCGGACAGTTTCTGCCAGCATGAAGACTATCAACAATATCAGCAAAATTAAAGATATTATGGGCTTAGAAAATCTGCCGGTGGATTTGCAGGAGGTAGCGCAATTGCGGATTCAGCACCCAGACTACTCTATCCAGCAGTTAGCAGATAGTCTCAGCACTCCCCTTACAAAAAGTGGTGTCAACCACAGACTCAGAAAGATAAACAAATTAGCCGATGAACTATAA
- a CDS encoding NAD(P)/FAD-dependent oxidoreductase: MSQLYDITIVGGGPVGLFAAFYAHLRQAKVQIIDSLPQLGGQPAILYPEKEILDVPGFPNLTGEELTNRLIEQLNGFDTPIHLNETVLEIEKQDQGFVITTSKGSHLSKTVIIAMGGGAFKPRPLELEGVEGYENIHYHVSNIQQYAGKKVTILGGGDSAVDWALAFEKIAPTTLVHRRDNFRALEHSVQALQESSVSIKTPFVPSQLLGDGKTLDKLEITKVKSDETETIDLDHLFVNYGFKSSVGNLKNWGLDLNRHKIIVNSKQESSQAGIYAIGDCCYYDGKIDLIATGLGEAPTAVNNAINYIDPEQKVQPKHSTSL, translated from the coding sequence ATGTCTCAGCTATATGATATTACCATTGTAGGTGGTGGTCCTGTCGGTCTTTTTGCGGCCTTTTACGCCCACCTACGCCAAGCCAAGGTCCAAATCATCGACTCTCTTCCCCAGTTAGGTGGACAACCTGCCATCCTCTATCCTGAAAAGGAAATCCTAGACGTTCCAGGTTTCCCAAACCTGACTGGAGAAGAATTGACCAACCGTCTAATCGAGCAATTAAATGGCTTTGATACCCCTATTCATCTCAACGAAACGGTTCTTGAGATTGAAAAACAAGATCAAGGCTTTGTAATTACAACTTCTAAAGGAAGTCACCTTTCTAAAACTGTTATCATCGCTATGGGTGGCGGTGCCTTTAAACCACGTCCTCTAGAACTAGAAGGCGTTGAGGGTTATGAAAATATCCACTACCACGTTTCCAACATCCAGCAATATGCTGGTAAGAAAGTGACGATTCTTGGTGGAGGAGACTCGGCTGTGGATTGGGCTTTGGCTTTTGAAAAAATTGCGCCGACTACCCTTGTCCACCGCAGAGATAATTTCCGCGCCTTGGAGCACAGTGTCCAAGCCTTGCAAGAATCATCTGTATCCATCAAGACACCATTCGTCCCTAGCCAACTCCTTGGAGATGGAAAAACGCTCGATAAACTTGAAATCACAAAAGTTAAATCTGACGAAACAGAAACGATTGACCTAGACCACCTCTTTGTCAACTATGGTTTCAAATCTTCTGTCGGTAACCTTAAAAACTGGGGGCTGGACCTCAACCGCCACAAGATTATCGTCAACAGCAAACAAGAATCCAGCCAAGCAGGTATCTATGCTATCGGTGACTGCTGCTACTATGACGGAAAAATTGATTTGATTGCGACAGGACTGGGCGAAGCTCCAACTGCTGTCAACAATGCTATCAACTACATCGACCCTGAGCAAAAAGTGCAACCAAAACACTCTACTAGTTTATAA
- the cdaA gene encoding diadenylate cyclase CdaA, whose product MNFQQLSNLQYWTSLFSSPWSIAINLFDILIVAYILYRFTKAIAGTKIMILVRGVVIFVLAQVVANILGLTTISWLINQIITYGVIAAVVIFSPEIRTGLERLGRATDFFSTTQISSEEQMIRAFVKSVEYMSPRKIGALVAIQRVRTLQEYIATGIPLDANISAELLINIFIPNTPLHDGAVIIRENRIAVTSAYLPLTESTGISKEFGTRHRAAIGLSEVSDALTFIVSEETGGISITYNGVFKHDLTIEEFEAELRAILLPAVEEKVSFKDRLLGGWKYEKK is encoded by the coding sequence ATGAACTTTCAACAATTATCCAACCTGCAATATTGGACTAGCTTGTTTTCTAGTCCTTGGAGTATTGCCATCAATCTGTTTGATATTTTGATTGTGGCCTATATTTTATATCGTTTTACAAAAGCGATAGCTGGCACCAAGATTATGATTTTGGTGCGTGGGGTCGTGATCTTTGTATTAGCCCAGGTTGTAGCCAATATCCTTGGTTTAACAACGATTTCTTGGTTGATTAATCAGATTATCACCTATGGGGTTATTGCTGCGGTTGTTATCTTCTCTCCAGAGATTCGGACTGGTTTGGAACGTTTGGGAAGGGCAACAGATTTCTTTTCTACTACTCAAATTAGTTCAGAAGAGCAAATGATTCGTGCCTTTGTCAAGTCAGTTGAATACATGAGTCCTCGTAAGATTGGTGCTCTGGTTGCCATTCAACGAGTTCGGACCTTACAAGAATACATCGCGACAGGAATTCCCTTGGATGCCAATATTTCAGCTGAACTCCTTATTAATATCTTTATCCCCAACACTCCCCTACACGATGGTGCTGTGATTATCAGAGAAAATCGGATTGCAGTCACCTCTGCCTATCTGCCCTTGACAGAAAGCACAGGGATTTCCAAGGAATTTGGGACCAGACACCGGGCGGCTATCGGTTTGTCAGAAGTATCCGATGCCTTGACCTTCATCGTCTCAGAGGAAACAGGTGGCATTTCTATTACCTATAACGGTGTTTTCAAGCACGACTTGACGATTGAAGAATTTGAAGCAGAGCTACGAGCAATTCTTTTGCCAGCCGTTGAGGAAAAAGTCAGTTTCAAGGACCGTTTGTTAGGAGGTTGGAAATATGAGAAAAAATAG
- a CDS encoding YbbR-like domain-containing protein: MRKNSLYIISSLFFACILFIYATSTNFQNSNTARQVKSETYTNTITNVPIVIHYDDDQYFISGFASEVSVVLTGANRVTLASEMQESTRKFKVTADLTDASVGTIEVPLNIENLPSGLTAVATPQKITVKVGKKVKRDGMLVVPQVDQSQIDPKLQIDSITVSNERVSVTTDQETLAKIDKVIALLPTSERITGNYSGSVPLQAIDRNGVVLPAVITPFDTTMKVTTKPVAPSSSTSNSTTSSSSETSSSTKATSSKTN; this comes from the coding sequence ATGAGAAAAAATAGTCTATACATCATTTCATCTCTCTTTTTTGCTTGTATCTTATTCATCTATGCAACGTCAACCAACTTTCAAAATAGTAATACCGCAAGGCAGGTTAAATCAGAAACTTACACCAATACGATAACGAACGTTCCTATCGTTATTCACTATGATGATGACCAGTATTTCATTAGCGGATTTGCATCAGAAGTTTCAGTGGTATTAACCGGAGCCAATCGTGTGACCTTGGCCAGCGAAATGCAGGAGAGCACTCGTAAGTTTAAGGTAACTGCTGATTTGACGGATGCCAGTGTTGGAACGATTGAAGTTCCCTTGAATATTGAAAATCTTCCAAGTGGATTGACCGCTGTGGCAACGCCTCAAAAGATTACAGTGAAAGTTGGGAAGAAGGTTAAGCGAGATGGGATGCTTGTTGTGCCACAAGTTGACCAAAGCCAGATTGATCCCAAGTTACAAATTGATAGTATAACCGTGTCAAACGAACGAGTTTCGGTCACAACTGACCAGGAAACATTAGCTAAGATTGACAAAGTTATTGCGCTTTTACCAACCAGCGAACGAATAACAGGTAATTACAGTGGTTCAGTACCTTTGCAGGCAATCGATCGCAATGGTGTTGTCTTACCGGCAGTTATTACTCCGTTCGACACGACAATGAAGGTGACTACAAAACCAGTAGCACCAAGTTCAAGCACATCAAATTCAACAACAAGCAGTTCGTCGGAGACATCTTCGTCAACGAAAGCAACTAGTTCAAAAACGAATTAA
- the glmM gene encoding phosphoglucosamine mutase, with the protein MGKYFGTDGVRGEANVELTPELAFKLGRFGGYVLSQHETEAPKVFVGRDTRISGEMLESALVAGLLSVGIHVYKLGVLATPAVAYLVKTEGASAGVMISASHNPALDNGIKFFGGDGFKLDDEKEAEIEALLDAAEDTLPRPSAEGLGTLVDYPEGLRKYEGYLVSTGTPLEGMKVALDTANGAASTSARQIFADLGAQLTVIGETPDGLNINLNVGSTHPEALQDVVKESGSAIGLAFDGDSDRLIAVDENGDIVDGDKIMYIIGKYLSEKGQLAQNTIVTTVMSNLGFHKALDREGINKAVTAVGDRYVVEEMRKSGYNLGGEQSGHIILMDYNTTGDGQLSAVQLTKIMKETGKSLSELAAEVTIYPQKLVNIRVENAMKEKAMEVPAIKAIIEKMEEEMAGNGRILVRPSGTEPLLRVMAEAPTTEEVDYYVDTIADVVRAEIGID; encoded by the coding sequence ATGGGTAAATATTTTGGGACTGATGGAGTCCGTGGAGAAGCTAACGTAGAATTAACGCCAGAATTGGCCTTTAAACTAGGACGTTTTGGAGGCTATGTTCTTAGCCAACATGAAACGGAAGCACCGAAAGTTTTTGTAGGACGTGATACACGTATTTCTGGGGAAATGCTAGAATCTGCCTTGGTAGCTGGTCTTCTTTCAGTTGGTATTCACGTATACAAACTAGGTGTTTTGGCAACACCAGCAGTAGCTTACTTGGTAAAAACTGAAGGAGCAAGTGCTGGTGTCATGATTTCTGCTAGCCACAATCCAGCCCTTGATAACGGAATTAAGTTCTTTGGCGGTGATGGCTTCAAACTGGACGATGAAAAAGAAGCAGAAATTGAAGCCTTGCTAGACGCTGCGGAAGATACTCTTCCTCGTCCAAGTGCAGAAGGCTTGGGAACCTTGGTAGATTATCCAGAAGGCTTGCGTAAGTATGAAGGCTACCTTGTTTCAACTGGAACTCCTCTTGAGGGAATGAAGGTTGCCTTGGACACAGCAAACGGTGCGGCGTCTACAAGTGCCCGTCAAATCTTTGCAGACCTTGGCGCTCAATTAACTGTTATCGGGGAAACACCAGATGGTCTTAACATCAACCTTAATGTTGGTTCAACTCACCCAGAAGCTCTTCAAGATGTGGTCAAAGAAAGCGGCTCAGCTATTGGTTTGGCCTTTGACGGAGACAGTGACCGTTTGATTGCTGTTGATGAAAATGGCGACATCGTTGATGGTGACAAGATTATGTACATCATCGGGAAATACCTTTCTGAAAAAGGACAATTGGCCCAAAATACAATCGTGACAACTGTTATGTCCAACCTTGGTTTCCACAAGGCCTTGGACCGTGAAGGCATTAACAAGGCAGTGACTGCAGTTGGCGATCGCTATGTTGTGGAAGAAATGAGAAAATCAGGCTACAACCTCGGTGGTGAACAGTCTGGTCACATCATCTTGATGGACTACAATACAACGGGTGATGGTCAATTATCAGCTGTCCAATTGACAAAAATCATGAAGGAAACTGGTAAGAGCTTGTCAGAGTTGGCTGCAGAAGTAACTATCTATCCACAAAAATTAGTCAATATCCGAGTGGAAAATGCCATGAAGGAAAAGGCTATGGAAGTTCCAGCTATCAAGGCTATCATCGAGAAGATGGAAGAAGAAATGGCAGGGAATGGGCGTATTCTTGTTCGCCCAAGTGGAACAGAGCCCCTTTTGCGTGTCATGGCAGAAGCGCCTACAACAGAAGAAGTGGACTACTATGTTGATACCATCGCAGACGTAGTTCGAGCTGAAATCGGGATTGACTAA
- a CDS encoding DUF1149 family protein, translating to MNLKREQEFVSQYHFDARNFEWENENGAPETKVDVNFQLLQHDQENQVTSLVVVLSFMIVFDKFVISGTISQVNHVEGRIVNEPSEFNQEEVETLARPCLNMLNRLTYEVTEIALDLPGINLEF from the coding sequence ATGAATCTTAAACGTGAACAAGAATTTGTTAGTCAGTATCATTTTGATGCGCGTAATTTTGAATGGGAAAATGAAAATGGAGCTCCTGAAACTAAGGTGGATGTGAACTTCCAATTACTCCAACATGACCAAGAAAATCAAGTGACTTCTTTAGTGGTTGTCTTAAGTTTTATGATTGTCTTTGACAAATTTGTTATCAGTGGAACGATTTCCCAAGTTAACCATGTGGAAGGTCGTATTGTCAATGAACCAAGTGAGTTTAATCAAGAGGAAGTTGAAACTTTGGCTCGTCCATGTTTGAACATGCTCAACCGTTTGACTTACGAAGTAACTGAAATTGCATTAGACTTACCAGGAATCAATTTGGAGTTCTAA
- a CDS encoding DegV family protein, producing MKLAVITDSSAYLSAKTLQREDLYVLDIPVNIDGEEYVEGINLTAEEFYQKMAQASELPKTSQPSIAKLDEILTSLKEQGYTHVLGLFLSSGISGFYQNIQYMIEEYEGLTIAFPDTLITSAPLGIMVESVFNWRDQGDDFAIIQDKLAIQISHTSAFIMVDDLDHLVKGGRLSNGAAILGNLLSIKPILYFNDQGVIEVYEKVRTEKKATKRLIEIIKEATASGQYRIIVIHGNAPEKAEELRQHLLESGVGMDVSLATFGSVIGTHLGAGSIALGYIPVI from the coding sequence ATGAAATTAGCTGTTATCACAGATTCTTCTGCCTATCTCAGTGCAAAGACCTTGCAAAGAGAAGATTTGTATGTCTTGGATATTCCTGTCAATATTGATGGTGAGGAGTATGTCGAAGGCATCAATCTGACTGCTGAGGAATTTTACCAAAAAATGGCTCAGGCTTCTGAATTGCCTAAGACCAGTCAACCAAGTATTGCAAAGTTAGATGAGATTCTAACTTCGCTCAAAGAACAAGGCTATACACATGTTTTGGGGCTTTTCCTATCTTCTGGAATTTCAGGTTTTTACCAAAATATCCAGTATATGATAGAAGAATATGAGGGCTTAACCATTGCCTTCCCAGACACTTTGATTACAAGTGCTCCTCTGGGTATCATGGTTGAAAGTGTCTTTAACTGGCGAGACCAGGGCGATGATTTTGCCATCATTCAGGATAAGCTAGCTATTCAGATTAGTCACACATCTGCTTTCATCATGGTGGATGACTTGGACCACTTGGTTAAAGGGGGACGCCTTTCAAATGGAGCTGCGATTTTGGGCAATCTGCTAAGCATTAAGCCGATCCTATATTTCAACGACCAAGGTGTGATTGAAGTATACGAAAAAGTTCGTACTGAAAAGAAAGCAACCAAGCGCTTAATTGAGATTATCAAGGAAGCCACAGCTTCAGGCCAATATCGTATCATTGTCATTCACGGAAATGCCCCTGAAAAGGCTGAGGAATTGCGTCAGCACTTACTTGAATCTGGAGTAGGTATGGATGTTTCACTTGCTACATTTGGTAGTGTCATTGGAACACACCTAGGAGCAGGAAGTATTGCTCTGGGTTATATTCCAGTGATTTAG
- the dapB gene encoding 4-hydroxy-tetrahydrodipicolinate reductase: MCIRVIIAGFKGKMGQAACQMVLADPDLDLVAVLDPFESDSEWQGIPVFKDKADLVDFEADVWVDFTTPAVAYENTRFALENGFAPVVGTTGFTSEEIAELKEFSRAQDLGGLIAPNFALGAVLLMQFARQAAKYFPNVEIIELHHDKKKDAPSGTAIKTAELMAEVRESTQQGAPDEEELITGARGADFDGMRIHSVRLPGLVAHQEVIFGNQGEGLTLRHDSYDRSSFMTGVNLGIKEVVKRHELVYGLEHLL; this comes from the coding sequence ATGTGTATTCGAGTAATTATTGCTGGTTTTAAGGGAAAGATGGGCCAGGCTGCTTGTCAGATGGTCTTGGCTGATCCAGACTTGGACTTGGTAGCAGTTTTGGATCCTTTTGAGTCTGATTCAGAATGGCAGGGAATTCCTGTTTTCAAGGATAAGGCTGATTTGGTCGATTTTGAAGCGGATGTCTGGGTAGACTTTACTACACCAGCTGTTGCCTATGAAAATACACGCTTTGCTCTTGAAAATGGCTTTGCTCCAGTAGTTGGAACGACTGGTTTCACAAGTGAAGAAATTGCAGAGCTAAAAGAATTTTCTCGTGCCCAAGATTTGGGTGGTTTGATAGCTCCAAATTTCGCCTTGGGTGCTGTTTTACTCATGCAATTTGCAAGGCAGGCTGCTAAATATTTCCCAAATGTGGAGATTATCGAGCTCCATCATGACAAGAAAAAGGATGCCCCGAGTGGAACAGCTATTAAAACAGCTGAGTTAATGGCAGAAGTTCGAGAGTCTACCCAGCAAGGTGCGCCTGATGAGGAAGAATTGATTACAGGTGCCCGTGGTGCTGATTTTGATGGCATGCGTATTCACTCAGTTCGTTTGCCAGGTTTGGTAGCCCATCAGGAAGTCATCTTTGGAAATCAAGGAGAAGGATTGACCCTCCGTCATGACTCCTATGATCGTAGCTCCTTCATGACAGGGGTGAATTTGGGAATTAAAGAAGTTGTCAAGCGTCATGA